One region of Flavobacterium sp. GSB-24 genomic DNA includes:
- a CDS encoding OsmC family protein, giving the protein MDTISAKIDTRLYRTEVKSASENVLISDEPQELGGKNLGLNPTELLAASLASCTVITLRMYINRKQWDVSEINVKIDFERDAERSVSVFTRKIEVIGEVDETQRQRLETIANSCPIHKTLTHSIEIKTTLI; this is encoded by the coding sequence ATGGATACAATTTCAGCAAAAATAGATACGCGTTTGTATCGAACAGAAGTAAAATCAGCGAGCGAAAATGTTCTAATTTCCGATGAACCGCAAGAATTAGGAGGCAAAAATTTAGGATTGAATCCAACAGAGCTTTTGGCAGCTTCACTGGCTTCGTGCACCGTAATTACGTTGCGAATGTACATCAATCGTAAACAATGGGACGTTTCGGAAATAAATGTCAAAATTGATTTTGAAAGAGATGCTGAGCGAAGTGTATCAGTATTCACAAGAAAAATCGAAGTAATCGGCGAAGTCGACGAAACACAAAGACAACGTTTGGAAACGATTGCAAACAGCTGTCCGATTCATAAAACACTTACGCATTCAATAGAAATTAAAACCACATTAATATAA
- a CDS encoding GNAT family N-acetyltransferase: MEIQQINDTRKGYFEAIEDGKEAGKMTYTWAGDSKFIIDHTEVSPDFNGKGVGKKLVLAAVDYARANNVKIIPLCPFAKSVFDKVEEIRDVLS; the protein is encoded by the coding sequence ATGGAAATTCAACAGATAAACGATACAAGAAAAGGATATTTTGAAGCAATAGAAGACGGAAAAGAAGCAGGAAAAATGACTTACACTTGGGCAGGAGATTCAAAATTCATAATCGACCATACAGAAGTAAGTCCAGATTTTAACGGAAAAGGTGTAGGTAAAAAATTAGTTTTAGCCGCTGTAGATTATGCAAGAGCTAACAATGTAAAAATTATTCCGCTCTGTCCTTTTGCAAAAAGTGTTTTTGATAAGGTTGAGGAAATACGTGATGTACTTTCTTAA
- a CDS encoding BT_3928 family protein, with protein MKNIITQFSRLFVGVLFIISGLIKLNDPVGFSYKLAEYFSEPVFNMPFLEPLALGLAIFLVILEVVLGVMLLVGYKSKLTIWALLLLIVFFTFLTFYSAYFDVVKDCGCFGDALHLTPWQSFTKDVVLLFFILILFVNKKLVKPLFSKLVTNLITLISIVLCVFMAVWVLNHNPIKDFRPFKVGSSIPKGMEIPEGAPKSVVEMIFVYKVNGVDKEFTEKDLMNIPEGATFVDRKDKVITEGYVPPIHDFTMTKDDSDYKEELLQEPKLVIFVTYDLTKSNPEGMKKLAKVSADAKAKGYKVIAMTASGADEISKAKKQYNLDTDFYFCDATTLKTIERANPSIVVLSKGVVVKKVHYNDVEDLKL; from the coding sequence ATGAAAAACATCATTACTCAATTTTCCCGATTATTTGTCGGTGTACTATTTATCATTTCCGGATTAATAAAACTAAACGACCCGGTTGGTTTCTCTTATAAATTAGCTGAATATTTTAGCGAACCAGTTTTCAATATGCCTTTTTTAGAGCCGTTGGCTTTAGGCTTAGCAATTTTCTTGGTAATTTTAGAAGTAGTTTTAGGAGTAATGCTGTTAGTTGGCTATAAATCAAAATTGACAATTTGGGCATTATTACTTTTAATCGTTTTCTTCACATTCCTTACTTTCTACTCTGCTTATTTTGATGTGGTAAAAGATTGCGGTTGCTTTGGAGATGCTTTGCATTTAACACCTTGGCAGTCATTTACAAAAGATGTTGTTTTACTTTTCTTCATTTTGATTTTATTCGTTAATAAAAAATTAGTAAAACCTTTATTTTCAAAATTAGTTACCAACTTAATTACTTTAATAAGCATTGTTTTGTGCGTTTTTATGGCAGTTTGGGTTTTAAATCATAACCCGATCAAAGATTTTCGTCCGTTTAAAGTAGGCTCTAGTATCCCAAAAGGAATGGAAATTCCAGAAGGAGCTCCAAAATCTGTTGTAGAAATGATTTTCGTTTACAAAGTAAACGGCGTTGACAAAGAATTCACAGAAAAAGATTTAATGAATATTCCAGAAGGAGCAACATTTGTAGATAGAAAAGACAAAGTGATTACAGAAGGCTATGTACCGCCAATTCACGATTTTACAATGACAAAAGATGATTCTGATTATAAAGAAGAATTACTTCAAGAGCCAAAATTGGTTATTTTTGTTACTTACGATTTGACAAAATCAAATCCAGAAGGAATGAAAAAACTAGCTAAAGTTTCGGCAGATGCCAAAGCAAAAGGTTATAAAGTAATTGCAATGACTGCTTCTGGTGCTGACGAAATTTCAAAAGCTAAAAAACAATACAACTTAGATACCGATTTTTATTTCTGCGATGCAACAACTTTAAAAACAATCGAAAGAGCCAATCCAAGTATCGTTGTCCTAAGCAAAGGCGTTGTTGTGAAAAAAGTACATTACAATGATGTTGAAGATTTGAAATTGTAA
- the folP gene encoding dihydropteroate synthase yields MTINCKGELIDLSIPKVMGILNVTPNSFFDGGKYKNEDEIISQIDKMISEGAAFIDIGAYSSKPSAEFVSEQEEIDRIVPAIELILKHFPKALLSIDTFRAEVAKASIESGAAIINDIAAGELDDKMFDVIAKYNVPYIMMHMRGNPQTMQSLTRYDDIIKEMLFYFSEKVKKARALGINDLILDPGFGFAKTTDQNYEVMQKMELFNVLELPILVGISRKSMIYKTLNNTAQEALNGTTFLNTIALTKGAKILRVHDVKEAVECVALFEKMNS; encoded by the coding sequence ATGACAATTAACTGCAAGGGCGAACTTATAGATTTATCGATTCCGAAAGTAATGGGAATTTTAAATGTTACGCCAAATTCTTTCTTTGACGGAGGAAAATATAAAAACGAAGACGAGATTATCTCGCAGATAGATAAAATGATTTCTGAAGGTGCGGCATTTATTGATATTGGTGCTTATTCCAGTAAACCAAGTGCTGAATTTGTATCGGAACAAGAAGAAATCGACCGAATTGTTCCTGCTATAGAATTGATTTTAAAGCATTTTCCAAAAGCATTATTATCAATTGACACCTTTAGAGCCGAAGTCGCAAAAGCAAGTATAGAAAGTGGCGCTGCTATTATAAACGATATTGCTGCGGGCGAATTAGATGATAAAATGTTTGATGTAATTGCAAAATATAATGTGCCTTACATTATGATGCACATGCGCGGTAATCCGCAGACAATGCAAAGTTTGACGCGATATGATGATATTATTAAAGAAATGCTTTTTTACTTTTCTGAAAAAGTTAAAAAAGCAAGAGCTTTAGGAATCAACGATTTGATTTTAGATCCTGGTTTCGGTTTCGCCAAAACAACCGATCAGAATTATGAAGTGATGCAGAAAATGGAGCTTTTTAATGTATTAGAACTGCCTATTTTAGTTGGTATTTCAAGAAAATCTATGATTTATAAAACATTAAATAATACAGCACAAGAAGCCTTAAACGGAACCACATTTTTGAATACAATTGCATTGACAAAAGGAGCGAAGATTCTTCGGGTTCATGATGTGAAAGAAGCAGTGGAGTGTGTGGCTTTGTTTGAGAAAATGAATTCATAA
- a CDS encoding alpha/beta hydrolase yields the protein MKKLIKALTFSLTILSSILSFSQAKNENQRYIFFFHNKFVQENSLNAAHPEYGKAEYNEILESFRKDNFIVFSEKRKKNTNSAEYAEKIVKQVKALIKKGVPPNHITVIGTSQGGYIAQYVSTYLANPDVNFVFIGCFRDSDIQEIPDINFCGNILTIYETSDIYGVSAVKRKETSKLQVNHFKEIELNTNLKHGFLFKALDEWIVPSKKWANGNYNLN from the coding sequence ATGAAAAAACTCATTAAAGCCTTAACTTTTTCGCTTACAATTTTATCTAGCATTTTATCTTTTAGCCAGGCAAAAAATGAGAACCAACGTTACATTTTCTTTTTTCACAACAAATTTGTTCAAGAAAATTCCTTAAACGCAGCTCATCCTGAATATGGAAAAGCAGAATACAATGAGATTTTAGAATCATTCAGAAAAGATAATTTTATTGTTTTTAGTGAAAAAAGAAAGAAAAACACAAATTCTGCTGAGTACGCAGAAAAGATTGTAAAACAGGTAAAAGCATTAATAAAAAAAGGCGTCCCTCCAAATCATATTACAGTAATTGGAACTTCACAGGGCGGTTATATTGCCCAGTACGTTTCGACTTATTTAGCAAATCCAGATGTGAATTTTGTCTTTATTGGATGCTTTAGAGATTCTGATATTCAAGAAATTCCGGATATTAATTTCTGCGGTAATATTTTAACCATTTACGAAACATCAGATATTTATGGCGTTTCAGCTGTCAAAAGAAAGGAAACTTCAAAACTCCAAGTAAATCACTTTAAAGAAATCGAATTGAATACCAATCTTAAACATGGTTTTCTTTTTAAAGCTTTAGACGAATGGATCGTTCCAAGTAAAAAATGGGCAAATGGAAATTATAATTTGAATTAA
- the rlmH gene encoding 23S rRNA (pseudouridine(1915)-N(3))-methyltransferase RlmH: protein MNIKLIAIGKTDNKSLQTLIDDYTKRLSFYIKFDLEIIPDIKNVKNLSESQQKEKEGELILSKLSPTDQLILLDENGKNFSSVGFSEELQKKMNSGIKTLVFVIGGPYGFSDTVYSKAQGKISLSLMTFSHQMVRLFFIEQLYRGFTILRNEPYHHQ from the coding sequence ATGAATATCAAACTTATCGCCATAGGCAAAACAGATAACAAATCTCTTCAGACTTTGATTGACGATTACACCAAACGTTTGTCATTCTACATCAAATTTGATTTGGAAATTATTCCCGATATCAAAAACGTTAAGAATTTATCTGAAAGTCAGCAGAAAGAAAAAGAAGGCGAATTAATTCTGTCTAAACTTTCGCCAACCGATCAATTGATTTTATTGGATGAAAATGGAAAAAACTTTTCCAGTGTTGGTTTTTCTGAAGAATTACAAAAGAAAATGAATTCCGGAATCAAAACGCTTGTTTTCGTAATTGGCGGACCTTACGGATTTTCAGATACAGTTTACAGCAAAGCCCAAGGAAAAATTTCGCTTTCGCTGATGACGTTTTCGCATCAAATGGTTCGTTTGTTTTTTATAGAGCAATTGTACCGCGGATTTACCATTTTACGAAATGAACCTTATCATCATCAATAG
- a CDS encoding DUF1599 domain-containing protein: MKNTSLEFDNVITVCRTLFINKMKDYGSAWRILRLPSLTDQIFIKAQRIRSLQENDVRKVDEDEKGEFIGIINYSIMALIQLELGVVDQPDLDVEKATELYDAKVKLTKDLMEAKNHDYGEAWRDMRVSSLTDLILQKLLRVKQIEDNKGQTLVSEGIDANYQDMINYSVFALILNPISQ; the protein is encoded by the coding sequence ATGAAGAATACTTCCCTTGAATTTGATAATGTAATTACGGTTTGCCGCACCTTATTTATCAATAAAATGAAAGATTACGGCAGTGCTTGGAGAATTTTAAGACTTCCGTCATTGACCGATCAAATTTTCATAAAAGCGCAAAGAATCAGAAGTTTACAGGAAAATGATGTCCGTAAAGTTGATGAAGATGAAAAAGGAGAATTTATCGGAATCATCAATTATTCTATTATGGCTTTAATTCAGTTAGAATTAGGTGTTGTTGACCAGCCTGATTTAGACGTTGAAAAAGCAACTGAATTATACGATGCTAAAGTAAAGTTAACCAAAGATTTGATGGAAGCAAAAAATCACGATTATGGCGAAGCGTGGCGTGATATGCGTGTAAGTTCTTTAACAGATTTGATTCTGCAAAAATTACTTCGCGTTAAGCAAATTGAGGATAACAAAGGTCAGACTTTAGTTTCTGAAGGAATCGATGCCAATTATCAGGATATGATTAATTATTCTGTTTTTGCTTTAATTTTAAACCCAATCAGTCAATAA
- a CDS encoding adenosine deaminase codes for MTRIITLFCIFIAQISFSQSAESYLEKIRNNEALLTAFFQQMPKGGDLHHHFSGSIYAEPLLERAIAEDFYLNLETMAVSKTKPEKGNWQRFSSLKEKLPFYEQQIMQTWSVKDYNGSVPSDDQFFDSFMKFEPTIAGHFAEGMLELKKRAIAENVSYIETQLSTIPSDMNVSDLTDFNAKLRQASAQKDEKAVLKLLDELYKSIQKKDAKKYAEDFNNNFLAKLHKDLKIDDERFTMRYQNFVLRFMEPVDLFKNLVIAFISSNESKLTAGVNIVSPEHGENSMKDYWLHMVMFKYCNSKFPNVKYTLHAGELTLGLVQPEDLTWHINDAIYIAGAKRIGHGVDIAYEANSYDLLKYMSKNNIPIEINLVSNEFILKVKENRHPFTLYKEFNVPIVISTDDAGILRSNMTEQYVLLSKRYPDVSYATIKQYVYNSINYSFIQDEDVKKRLVKDLDNRFKTFEAKFSKN; via the coding sequence ATGACAAGGATAATTACGCTTTTCTGTATTTTTATAGCACAAATCAGCTTTTCTCAATCGGCTGAAAGTTATTTAGAAAAAATCAGAAATAATGAAGCTCTCTTAACAGCTTTTTTTCAACAAATGCCAAAAGGAGGCGATTTACACCATCATTTTTCAGGATCAATTTATGCAGAACCGCTTTTAGAAAGAGCCATTGCAGAAGACTTTTATTTGAATTTGGAAACTATGGCCGTTTCCAAAACCAAACCTGAAAAAGGAAACTGGCAGCGCTTTTCATCTCTTAAAGAAAAACTACCATTTTACGAACAACAAATTATGCAGACATGGTCGGTTAAAGATTATAATGGTTCTGTACCTTCTGATGATCAGTTTTTTGACTCTTTTATGAAATTCGAACCTACAATTGCAGGTCATTTTGCCGAAGGAATGCTCGAATTAAAAAAACGCGCCATTGCTGAAAATGTTTCTTACATCGAAACCCAATTATCAACAATTCCGTCTGATATGAATGTTTCAGATTTGACAGATTTTAATGCAAAACTTCGTCAGGCTTCTGCTCAAAAAGATGAAAAAGCAGTTTTAAAACTTTTAGACGAATTGTATAAATCAATTCAGAAAAAAGACGCTAAAAAATATGCTGAAGATTTCAATAATAATTTCCTTGCAAAACTTCACAAAGACTTAAAAATTGATGATGAGCGTTTTACAATGCGTTATCAAAACTTTGTATTGCGTTTTATGGAACCGGTTGATTTATTTAAAAATCTGGTTATCGCTTTTATTTCATCTAACGAAAGCAAACTAACTGCAGGCGTAAATATCGTTTCTCCAGAACATGGTGAAAACTCCATGAAAGATTATTGGTTACACATGGTGATGTTTAAATACTGCAATTCTAAATTTCCAAATGTAAAATATACGCTTCATGCAGGAGAACTGACTTTAGGTTTGGTTCAGCCAGAAGATTTAACATGGCATATTAATGACGCAATTTATATCGCGGGCGCTAAACGAATTGGTCACGGAGTTGACATCGCCTACGAAGCAAATTCGTATGATTTATTGAAATATATGTCTAAAAACAATATTCCGATTGAGATCAATTTAGTAAGTAATGAGTTCATTTTGAAAGTAAAAGAAAACAGACATCCGTTTACACTTTACAAAGAGTTCAATGTGCCAATTGTAATTAGTACAGACGATGCCGGAATTTTGAGAAGCAATATGACAGAGCAATATGTTTTGTTATCTAAAAGATATCCTGATGTTTCGTATGCCACAATAAAACAATATGTTTACAACAGCATCAATTACAGTTTTATTCAGGATGAAGACGTTAAAAAACGATTGGTTAAAGATTTAGATAATAGATTTAAAACTTTTGAAGCGAAGTTTTCTAAAAATTAA